The region CTTATAAACGGCTATGGGAGAAGGTATAAGCGTCTGAAGAGAGCGTTCCATTTCGCTCACTGGTCGCGCTGGATCTGAAAAAATTACAGTTCTTTCGTTAACAATCTTTTCTGGATTTAATTCCAAAGCATCACCCTGAATAAACTTTGTTTCGTTGCCTTCGAACTCCTGTGCATTGAGTTGGCAAAAGCGGTATCTTACAGGGTCCTTTTCCACCCCAATTGTCTTTATTGTATGTTCTGAGAAAATTAGATCCTGGATGCCTGATCCGGAGCCTAAGTCAAGAACTTCAAATCCATCAAGTCGCTTCGTCCTATATTCAGCAATAGATTCTGGGGTAGAGTAACTTGCCAGGTACTTATCGACCCATAATCGATTCCAGTTGCGAAATTTCTTTGAAATTGCTATTCTTGCGGTGGCTATCTCAAATAATAGATCAAATACGTATGACTGGACTTTTTCGACCTGCTTCAGATAGCTGTAATTATATCCATTCCTTAATGCGTCTATGTACTTATCAATGATATCGTTAGCTTTTTCTTTCTTTGATTGATCTTTTAATAGCGTATCAAGATAAACAGATAGCTTAGACTTTTTTACTTGCATGATTCTTTAACTTCCTCAAGCTCGTGATGGATTCCTTATTCCAACGGGTTTAATATTCGTTTACTGCATTTACATTATTTAATGCCGGATACATCCATTAAAGCCAACTTAATGCAACTCATCTCTTGGCCGTATCTTGAAGTGTTGTGTACAAGACTGTAAGGGCAAAGATTTCACGGCATTTTTTATACATATTTATTGAATTTGCTGCAGTTTTACCACTGAATAATTATTTGTGTGCCTTTTGCCAAGTTAACACTGCAAGTCACGAATCAATTTATACGCTGTTAATATCTACTTTAAGTGAGATCATTTAAGTTGGACAAGCTCGATTATGATATCCTGGATATCATTGAAAAAGATTGCACTATGACATACAATGAAATAGCTAAGAAAACAGGAAAAAATCTCTGGACAGTAAGAGATAGAATGAACCTGCTAAAACAAAGGGGTATCCTTAAGGGATGCAATGCTAACATTGATTATTCGAAGATCGGACTTAGTTGCAGGGCAGCAATAAATTTCAACGTGCCCGCAGATAGAATCGATGAGTTTGTAGAATTTGCAAAGAAAGAGAAACGCATAAAGAAACTTATAATCACTACAGGCGCGAGACGATTTACTATTCACATAGTGGGTGAAGAATGTGGAGAAGTAAGAAATTATGCAAGGGCGTTGCTTCCTGAATTTGGGATATATGATGTAGATTTTGAAGTGATCCTGGACGAAATCCCGTGATTGTATGCTCTGAGTGAGCAAACCGGCACTTATACTATGGCGATTGAACCACAATTTTTGCTGCGTGTTAATAACTGCGCAGTAAATTTTTGCCAGATATTGTTTAGTAAGGTGGTATTATGTGCCTTTCATGACGGATGAAATGGAAGAAATAGAACGGTTTGCGAAGTCCACGCTTGGTGGAATGCCAGAGGTTATAAAACTTCTTGGGCGTCACAATGTTGAAATGGCTAAGGAACAATTCAGAGAAAACATGACGATGTATCTTGGTAGAACGGCTCTTCAAAAAAAGATGCTGGCCCTGACGGCGCTTTCAGTTTCCCTGGTAAATGGTCAGGCAGACTCTGCTATGATACACTTTAGGCTTGCAAGGAAATTTAATGCAGGAATGCTGGAAATACTTGATTCAATAAAAGTTGCAAAGATGGTACTAATGTCCTCAACTATGTCGGTCATGGACGCGATAAAGCCGATAGTAATGGAGCGAGGAAAATCATCCACGGGAAGCTCGGAATTAAAGAAAATTCTCAGTCAGCTTCAAACCGAATCTGGGCTAACATCGCCTCCCCAGAATCTGGTCGCTCTTTCCTCAATCTCATTCGGATTATTTGAGGAGCATCTCAAGGAGAAGGCTGAACTTCTATCGCCTTTTGCGGTTGATCAGAAGGATATTTTCCTCATGGCGTTTGCTGATAGCGTTTCAATAAGGTATGAGGAATGTGCAAAGACTTACCTGGTTCAGTTTTTCAGAAAAGGCGGAACTAAGGAAGAGATGGAAGATGCATTGTATCTTACAAGATTTGTCACAGGTAACAAAGCCTTGACCGCTTCAATGGAGATCCTTAAGTGGTAAAGGATTTTATGCTGCACAATAACAGAGGAAAGATAGAATGAGAAAAAGTATATTGAACCTCTTTGGTTCGGAATGGTTTGGGATGGCGATATCTACGCTTGCGCTTGCTCAGGTTTACATCCTTGCTTTTGGAGAGACGAAAAGCTTCTGGTACAATTATATTGCAGAAGGCCTTTCTTTATTTGGAATTGCTATATTTATAGTGATCTTTTCTATCTGGGTATTGCGAGCTTTCGTCCTAAGGGACAGGGTCTTTTCACATTGGAACAATCTTACTAGGCTGAGTTTCACGGCCCTTATACCTATTATTGGTTTTGTTGCAAATTATCAGCTCATATACTTTTTTGGGTTGTCAAGCTGGACAGCGAATCTTTCTGCAGTAAATTTCTATGGTGAATATCTCTTTGCACTCGTTCTAGGCGTCCTTCTTGGATACAGACTCTATACGAAGGAAATAGATCCGCGTGAGATGAATTATGCCATAGTTATCCCGCCACTTGCAATCGGAACAAGCGTCTTCCTGGCAACCCCTCTGATGGGATTCTATGGAGGTTTAGAGGCACAGGCAATGTATTTTCTCGTTTTGATGGGCTTGGGGATATTCTTCTTCCTGTACATCTTTATCGGATCACTTGCATTAGCTGGACACGTCGCAACGAAGGAACGGGGTACACTCCCAACAACAATGCTGCCTGTGGGAATAGCAAGTCTCATAATTATTAACTTATTTTCAATTTCTGGATTTCGCGTGATTGATAACATTACACTTTCAATGCCGACCGTTGAACTTCTTTCAGTGCTTCTCTGGGGATTTGAAGTCTGGAATTTCCTTGTAGTCCTAATACTGATATTCATGAAACCGGCTAAAGGAACACTTAGCGTATGGGCATATGGATTCCCACTGGGGCTTTTTGCGACATCCACTGTAAGGCTTTTGGGTTTCACAAAGTTTCCAGTGCTGTTATGGGCGTTTGTCGGAATATCGGCTGCACTGAATATATTGTGGGTTTATGCGTGGATAAATACTGGATTTTTCTTGAAATCTAAAATGCACGAAGAGCGCGTGGAGAAAAAAGCTATTCCGTTAAGCAAGAGCGGGAGCAACTAAAAGTGAAGTATGCGGGGTAAGAGTAACAGACACAGAACTCGGTGAAAAACTGCATCTGCCGTTTGCTGATAACACACCCTTCCTTTTTCTAAATTGTGTATTCCAGTTAACTCTCACCGATTAGGTGAAATGAATATTTTCGAGGATTAATTCTGCACCAAATAAGATCTTTCTATAAATATTCCTTCCAGGATAGAAATTGAGATCTAGTTAATGAAAGTGATAATGTCATATTACAATATGCGTGGTATCATTGATTACCAATGCGGCAATTATGCCTGCTTTTTGTTTTTTATCGCCTATTTCTATATCTCTTGAATAGACAACAACATCCCAATAACCCTGATTTAATTTTGCGGATGCAATCCTAGCTGGTCCTTCTATATCCAAATCTTTAAGGTGCCTTTCAACAATGAGTCTCACATCTTTAACGTCCATCTGGATTTCTTGACCCATGGTATATATGTTATAGTAAGTTTAATAAACATTATTTTGGATTCTAATCAATAGATTTTCTCTTGAAAATACAATATGAGAGGAAAGTTTAAGCATTGAAAAATATAATTATCTTCAAGATATTATATTTATTGGCCCGACCGGATTTATTCAACATATTGAGAGACTATTGGGTCACTCAGAGTTTCAACTGAAGCGCAAAGGTTTATACCTATTATTCTATTATAAAAGTAATGCGATTTACAGTAGTCATGGAGAAGGATGAAGATGGAATATATGTGGTTACAGTTCCAGCTTTGCCTGGGTGCATATCTGACGGGCGCACGGTAGAAGAGGCCATGTCAAACATTGACGACATGAATGCAGATGGAGAGGCCATTCCCCACGATATTGATATCATTGGAAACATTGAACTCAATGCCTAAACTTCCCTCTATTTCTGGAAAAGATACCGTGAAAGCTCTCTCTAAAGTTGGATTTAGATTCAGGAGACAGGTTGGAAGTCATATGATACTGAAGAGGGAATCAGATGGAAAGAGGGTGGCAATTCCAAACCATGATGAATTGCCAAAGGGCACTCTCAGAGCAATAATTAGGCAGTGCGATCTTACTGTAGAGGAATTCATAAAGTTACTGTAAACTGTAGTAATCTTATAACTGCAGATATTTTGCAAGGTCCTCATGAATATTTGTGCAAAACTCGGTTTTTAATTTATGAAGGAGGGTAGAAGCAAGTCATTCGATTGGTATCAACAGAAAAAGTTCTTTCTCGCTCCTATAGAATTCAATAATGTACCTTTCAGGATCAACTAAATTATCAGCAGATACTTTATCGATGATTAACGGTATCTGACCCAGGTTTTTCTTCCAGTCTGCAATTCTTTCTCTGACATATTTTCCTTTTGGTAAATCTACTTCCTGGAGTCCGGGGGCGTTTATATTATCGCCATCTTCAATTTTAACACACGCTAAATAAGTTAGTTTGTTATTTTCCAGTTTCGATAACCCATAGAACTTTTTCTTCTTTAGTGTGGAGAGATTATTCTCCAGCAGATCAAACGTCTGTTCAGCAGTTAGAGGACCTTTGAGAGATTTGAGGCACATTAGATTTAGGTTAGAACTAAGTTCGTATTTCATGAATATCATCTTTGGATTGGATTTTTATATATCACATTTTCCAGCTATTTTGTGAGAATTTTTCACCTTTCGGTAATAATTATAACCGAAATCGCTATAAGGCATGAGAAAGAAAAGGTAAACTGCATGAGAGATTACACCAGTGAGGAGAAATTATTTTCAGCTCTTGCATCTTCTGTAAGACTTAAAATTCTGGACTCAATTTCCAATGGATTTGCAAATCCTGGAGAGATTGCAGAAAAACTCAACAGGCATCGTTCGTCAATCGAAAAACATTTGAACATCCTGGTTGTTGCAGGAATAATAGAAAAAGAGCCTTCGCTGAACAAAAAGGGTCAATTATCAGTCAAATACAGGATTAAGGCCGATTTGTCAGAATTGCTTTCATTTGCCAACGGGATTATTAAAGTACAGAACGGGAACTAAAATCATTTCGTAAGGGAAATGCCCTAAGTTCAATTTCTCCCTAAGATAAACATGGTTCTGGAACGTTGAATTAATTTGAGGATGGTGCGGAGATTTAGTGTTGCATATGGTGGAACTAATAATTAACTTGATGTTGACTGTGAGCTTGTTAGCTAAATCGTCAAATCCTCTTTTTACTCATAAGAAAGCAAGACTCATTTATATCTGTAAATGGGCTCGACCAGACTTTATTATAGGTGTAATCAAGTCCAAGATGGAATGTGTAAACCCAATTGCAATAGTTACCGCAAAACACCCGTTATATCTACGGTTTCTGGGTTTTATCTTTAAATTCACGAGACATGTGTGGAAGACGGCCATAGATGAAGAATGCCGAAATTATAGTGAATGAGGACAGAATGAACAGAATGAGGAAAGATTCCTGTATAGCAGAAGACATTGCTATGGCATTAATTCCGTATTTGCCTGGATTCGTAGAAGTCACATGGCTCATCAAGTCCAGTTCTTTATATCTAGAATAGATAAATGCAGTCAGGATAGAGAGGATAACGCTTCCTCCCATATTGCCCATAAATTGTACAATAGAACTTGACGCACCAATATCACGTGGTTCTGCTGAGTACTGCGCCGAAAGAGTTGTGGCAGCCATCGTAAATCCAATGCCAAAGCCTATGGGGATCAGCCCCTCCACCAAGCCTAAGACAGGAAATGGGCCCACAAATATATAGGGTTGTATACTCGGCGACATTTTTAGAAGGGGCAGAAACCCCAGTGCCATGCAAATCGTCCCGACAATGCAAAAAAACCTGTAAGATAGCTTTGGCAATAAAATCCCTCCAAGCATTGACCCCATCACCATTGGAACGACGAAACCGTACAGAACGTTTCTGAGCATATTTGATGTCCCGAAAAGAACCTCCGTTACAAATATGGCGATGAATGTGCTAAGGGAAAAAAGAACTCCGCCACGAAAGAAACTAAGAAAACTGTCTGAAACTATCGTTTTATGCCTGAACATTCTGAGAGGTATAACCGGCTCTTCCGCAACCTGCATTTCCACTAGCAAGAAGAAGGCCAATAATATCAGGCCGAATACAAAAAAGGCAATAGTCATGGGATCTCTCAGGGACCATCCGGAATATGCCATTTCTATTAAGGGGAATGTCAGAAGTGAGACCCATGAAACAAGAAGAATGGAACCCAAATAATCAAACTTTCCACGCAAACTGGGTTTTAGTGGGCTCAGTAAAAACCATACAAGAATGAAAGAGACTATGCCGAACGGAATATTCACATAAAAAACCCATCTCCAGCTTGTCGTATCAACGATGAATGCTCCAATTTCAGGGCCAGCCACAATGGCAATCCCAATGAAGCTGGTTACAGCACCAGTCAGTTTAGCCCGTGCACTTGGAGGTAGAACCACTGCAATCACTGCGAGTCCTACGGGCAGAAATCCACCGCTTCCAAGACCCTGAACTGCCCTGAACCCAATCAATTCTGGTAGATTCTGACTCAATCCTGCCAAGATTGAACCTATGATGAAGATAACTAATGTTGCCAGAAGAATTATTCTCTTACTGAAGTGGTCGGAAAGTTTCCCAAATATAACCATCCCGATCGCGGATGAAGTAATATAAGCATCAATCAGGAAAGCAAGACCATTGGGCTGGTGTAACGCGCCAACTATGGCTGGCATTGCGGTTGTTACAATAAGATTGTCGAGAGCACCCATTAGCACCCCCATTACAATTGCGACCGTTATTAGATAAGGGTGACTTGTGGATTGCATTCTTTTATTAATTTCGTTACCTCGATTCTCATCAAGAGACACTTATTCACTATCCGTTTTCTCCAGATTGCCCAGTACCTTTACCATAGTTGAAATAATTCTAGAGAATGCACTCATATCTTCAATATTTAGTGACTTCTCAAGTTTCTCTGTCATTGACTGTTGCATTTTCTGATACTTCAGAAGCCTCTCTTTTCCATTTTCTGAGATTGATATCTCAACTTTCCTCCTGTCTTTGTCGCTTCTGATCCTATATATATAATTTAATGCAATCAATCCATCTAGTAGATCAGTGATACTAGGGAGGGTCGTCCCTGAATAGGAAGATATCTCTTTGGGGGAGATTTCTTTTCGCATAGATATCACTTGCAATGCCCACGCCTGCGGTAATGTAAGTTGTGCCTTTCTCGCATTTATCTTGGAAATTTTCGTGAATTTTGATATCAGCGTTCCAAAATCTGTCCAAACTCCCTCAAAACTTTCAACTCTGTTGTTGAATAACTTATCCTGCCCCTTTCTTGACATATTAGGTAACCTAATAGTTAGGTATCCTAAATATATTTCTATTCACGACAAACCTTACTTTTATATAGAACTGGAAAAGCGAAACTGAAAATTGGTTTCTTCTTGTTTTTTTAAGAATAACCGGATATTCAGATCCGCATAGTATCAGTTCTGAAGTCCAATTTCAATCCAATCATTTGAAGTATTTCTACTCCAATTATGGCTGGAAAATCTATATTTTCGAGAATTATGAATTCCGGTTCAGAAACGATAACCCCGTTCAGTTTTAGATTCTCGAATGTCAGGGAACCGTGCAATTCTCTGATGGACAACCCTGGAATTGAAACGGGAATTTCACCGTAAGATACAAATCCAAGTTGTTCTGGCCTGATTCCATTGGGCAATACAACACCGATATAGTTCCCTTCAGCTCCAGAATCTATCAAAGCGGAGACTTTGACACTCTTGATTGTGCCCTTTATTTCAATCTAATCGATGATCAATCCCATGTGAAAAAGCGTCCTTATGTTGGGTTCTCTTTGAACGCCTCAACTTTTCTGGTGGTATCATTGATTACCAATGCAGCAATTATACCTGTCTTTTGCTTCTTATCTCCAACTTCTATGTCTCTTGAATAGACAACAACAACACTCCAATAACCCTGATTGAATTTTGCGGATGCAATTCAACGGTGAGTCTCACATCTTTAATGTCCATCTGGATTTCTTGATCCATAGCATACATATTATAGTAGGTTTAATAAACATTGTTTTGGATTCCAATCAATAGATTTTCTCTTGAAAATACAATACGAGAGCAAGGTTGTAAGTTTTGAAAAATATAATTATATTTCAATCATTATATTTATGGGCTCGACCGGATTCGAACCGGTGACCTCCTCCGTGTCAGGGAGACATCATACCGCTAGACTACGAGCCCGATAGATTATTTAACGCTACCGTTTATCATTGGTTCGTATATAATGATTATTTCTGCAAACACTTGATTATGAAGTCCTATCCAATAACAGGAAATTGGAAGGAGATGAGAATCAGAATTATGTTATGAGAACATGAATTCAAATTTCCAAAGTGAATCTTAAGCTTTGGTGGTTGATTCGCAACAGCACGGATTTTGTTCTTCTCGGAGTTGGAAATTATTGATAAGAGAAAAATCAGCAATGTTGATAGTTCACTGGAAAGCAAAAAAAGTTAAAAGCAGAATTATAATAGCGATCAATGGGCATAAAAGCTGTTGTAATGGCTGGAGGCAAAGGGACACGCCTCAGACCGATAACTTATTCTATTCCAAAACCACTTGTCCCTATAGCTGGTAAACCGTGCATAAATTACATTCTTGATTCTTTTTACAATATAGACGTGCGTAACGTCATTGTAACCACCGGTTACAAGTATGATTCGCTCATCAATGGCATAATGAAGGCCAAGCATCAGGATCAGAATATCTTGTTCTCCGTTGAACTTGAAGCAGCAGGTACAGCGGGCAGTGTTAAATTGGTGTCAAGGTTTCTGGATGACACATTCCTTGTCGGAAGCGGGGACATCCTGATGGATTTCCGGTTAAAGAAGATGCTTGACTTTCACAAGAAGAATGGTGCAAAGGTAACAGTCGCGCTCACAACAGTGGAGGATCCGAGCCAGTTTGGTATTGTTGAATTGCGCGATGACAAGATTATGAGATTCCAGGAAAAGCCAAAGGCAGGCGAAGCATTCTCCAATCTTGTTAATGCAGGCCTATACATAATTGAACCGGAGATAATGGATCTCGTTCCTCGTGGAGTACCATATGATTTCGCTAAGGATTTATTCCCTAAGCTACTTAGCAGCGGGGTCGATATTTACGGTTATAGAGGGGAAGGAACATGGTTGGATACCGGAAGACCGAATGACATGATAAGGGCAAATCAGTTAATGACAGAAAAGTACGGTCTGGAATTTAACAATCCCAATCTATCTGGTCATTTGATAATGAACACGATATATGGGAAACTCAGTGCCTCCTCAATTGTTGGGCCTTCTTATATCGGTTACGGCGTCACTCTGGGAAATAATTGCAGGGTTTCCGGATCAGCTATATATGATGGGGTAGAGGTTGGAGATGACGTAATTATAGAAAACTCAATCTTAATGGACGGCGTAAAAGTCATGGGCTCATCCAAGGTTATAAATTCAGTGGTGATGAACGGCACTTCGTTAGGTAAGATGTGTGAAATTCATGACAGTGTGCTTGCACCGAGGATGAACCTGCAAGAAAACTCGAGAGTTTATAACCTTGCTTTATCACCAGAAACGCCAGAGGATTAACATCAAGAACAAAATTAAGAGACCAGAGATCAGGAAAATCAGCATGATCCTCTTGCCAAAGCCCAAAACAATGGGGAAAAAACCTAATAATATCACAGTCTTGAATCTCGTTTCAGGAATACTGTTTTCGCTCTGTGGTTGCTGGTGCTCCATCGGGGTCGTGAAACGGCTAGAAAGGTATAATGAAAGTACGAAAAAAATACCGAAAACTATCAAGGCTACGCCGATGATCCCCATAAAATACCTCGCTATGGCCGGATTCATCATGTAGAGCCTAAATAACCCGAATCCAGAAAACAAAATTGTGCCTATGGACAACAGCCAAAGTGACAAATTTATTATTAGGAAGCGGCCTTTAATCATACGTTTAGAGGAAACCCGCCTTTTGTAAAACGAGAAGGTCTTCAGTGGTTAACTGTTCGCCATTCTTAAAACGGTCAAACAGGGTAGAAGCCTTCTTTTGCAGTTCCCCTTCTTTTTCTTTCTTTTTTGTAGCCTTAGCCTTCGTCCTTAGTGTAGAAATAACTTTCTCCAGGTCCCTTAGGTCATTCTTTGCCTTAATGAATTCTTCATGTTCTTTCGTTGACTCTTGACTGAATTTAATAAATTGTTCGTGAAGCTCATCAGCCTGTTTCCTTGTCTCATCAATGTTCGTGAGCTGTTCATTGATTTCCTCGCTAAGTGCCGTAATTGCTGTAGAAATATTGTCAATCTCTTTTTTCTTCGCTTCTGCCAACTTTCTCGTTTCAGAAATCTTATCTATTAATTCTTTTGTCGACTTGTTTGAGCTCAGCTCTTTCTCTCTCATTTCCTTGAGTTTTATTATCTCGTTGTTGAGTTTTCTAATTTCAGAGACTACCTTTTGTTCCTCTTTCTTTTCTAGCAAGGTCGTTTGCTGCTTTGTTTCAAGCCTCTTCAATTCCTTTTCCTTAAATCTCAATGTCTGCCGATCGATACCCTTAACGTCTATCTCATCCCTGAGCTTAGCATATTCTCGTTTCAAGTCCGAAAGAATCTTGTATAAATCTTCCTTCTCAGTTCTTAGTTTTTGTACTTGCTCAATTAAATTATTCTTCTCGGCAATTTTCTTCTTTGCCTCTTCTCGCATTTCGTGGACTTTATCATTAAGAATATCTCTCTGCTCGGCAAACTTATGGCTCTCAGCTGCAGCCTCATCTCTCATTTTAATATGCTCTTCAACTTGTTCCCTAATTGCAGCATGTTTTTGATCAAATTCTTCAAGAAGTTCTGTCATTTTAATCCGTCACAGAAGTAAAATCTGCATAGCCGAATCAAATAAATACCTTTCGCAATAAAATCTTCGTTTTGTCAAATTTCTAAAACGTCTGGTAAAATCTTCAATTTACGGTTGCTGCGATTATTTCGTTGGAAAAATTGGCTCAAATTGTATATTTTACACTCAGACTATCAGTGTTTCTGACATTTATAGCCAGATGAACGAGAGGGTTCTAATTTATATCAAATGATGCCTAAGCAGGGAAACAGAAATAAGTGTCGCACGGTAGTAAATCAAAAGAATTATTTGTAAAGTAATAATGCGAAAGGGAGTTGAAAGGACGTAAAATTATTCAGGTTATCGGGACTTCATCGGATTCCGGAAAAAGCACTATAACAATGGCACTTTGCAGGGCGTTGTCCGATCTTGGCATAAGGGTATATCCATTCAAATCTGTTAACATGTCGCTGAACTCAATATCCGTTCAGGGCGAGTTTGAAATATCTCGGTCGCAGTGGCTACAGGCTATTGCCTCACGTGTCAAGCCTATCCCAGAAATTAATCCTATACTCATCAAGCCAGAAGGAGGCATGAAATCACAGATCATTAGCATGGGGAAGTCTCTTGGTAAGTTGTCTTACGCCGAGTACGGAAAATTTCTTAGGGAACAAGGAAAATCTATTATACGCCAGAGCTTGGATAAGCTCCTGGAATTGAGTGACGTTGTTATCGCTGAAGGCGCAGGATCTGCAGCTGAAATAAATCTCTACGAGAGAGACCTTGCTAACGACTTCGTATCTAGTATCTATAACACGCCAATGATCTTGGTATCCGACATCGAAAGGGGGGGCGCTTTTTCTTCTATTTATGGTGTAGTCAAACTTATGCAGAGACCAGAATTGCTAAGATGGATAGTTATAAACAAGATGCGTGGAGACAAGTCTCTGCTTAAGGACGGGATCAGGAAAATTGAGGACCTGACGGGGAAAAAATTGATAGCTGTGATTCCGTATATGGATTTCACGTTGCCCGGAGAGGATTCGCTTGACTATGCAAAGACGAAGTTACACGGGACAAAAGTGTGCGTAGTAAAGTATCCACACATGGAAAACTACAGCGATGTTGATCCGTTTTATATTTCTGGTGTTGGAATCAACATAATTGACCAAAGGAACGTGAATGATCTAAAGGTGTGTGATGCCATCATTTTGCCCGGATCAAAAAATGTTGAAGCCGATCTTAGGTTTATGAGGGAAACAGGCATAGATCAGCAGATAATTGATGCCGGTTCCGAGGGCAAAAAAATACTCGGAATCTGTGGTGGGTACCAGATGCTTGGTAACGAAATCATTGATAAAGGTGGTGTGGAATTGAAGAATGCAAGTATCAGGGGATTGGGTCTTCTAAACTGCAAAACTATATACGTCGAAAAAAAGAGCGTCAGGAATGTCAGTTACCGGCCTCAGAATGAATTCTTCAAGAGTGAAAAGAAGATGAATGGCTACGAGATACATTACGGTCAGGTTGCAACCAAGGAAACCCCAGCCTTTTTAATCGAGGGACAAGGCGAGGGTTCTATCAGCATTAACGGGAATATCATCGGGACAAATATCCATGGAGCACTTGAGCATCCTGTTGTCTTATCATACATTCTAGGCATGAAGCAGAATTTTGATTTCATGGGTCTTGTTGAGGAAAACATAAAAATGTTCACAAAACACTTCATGCAAAACGCAGACCTCACAGAGATTCTTGAATATATTCATGAAGATTGAATGACCCGAAACAAAGGAATCGAAACATGTTTAAGCCTCAAAGATCTGGGCTCGATGCTTAGGCAATTCCTAAGGCATTCCAGATTTCCTGGTTAATGGCTTTTGTAGAAGCAACAGGATCCGATGACCCGTATACCCCCCTTCCAACAATGATGTAATCTGCTCCAGCCTCCATCGCCTCCGCCGCCGATCCACCCTGGGCTCCAACCCCTGGCGCTGCTATTTTTACCTCTGGAGCAAGATCCCTGATTTCCCTTAGCATCTTATAATTGTTTCCGGGTGCGATCATCCCATAAACTCCACAATCGATCGAGGTTTTGACAAGGTCATGAACGTGTTCCTTCATGAACTCAGAATATCCAGGATGGCTCATTGCGACCACTGAGAAAACCTTCATATTTCCAGCGGCTTCAACTACCGCTGAAAGTGAATCTCTGCCAAGGAAGGAATGGCTTATTATACCCCATGCACCAGCGTTCTCGACTCTGTTGGCTATATTTGAATTCGTATACGGGATATCTGCAACCTTGAAGTCGCATAAAACATTAGTTATTTTGGAAAGTTCTGTTACGATAGAAATGCCCTTATCCATTACGGTTATCCATTGTAACTTTACAGCAAATATATCCTCTGAGATTTTCTTTGCGATTTGCAATACTTGTTTACTGTCCGCCAGATCAAGTGCAACTATAAGCCTGGAATCCATATATGACTTGATGTCGCGCCTTTTATAATACTTTTCTAGTCGTATGAAATAAGTTAAAGAACAGAGGTATATCGATAATTATTCTGTTTTAGAAATTTCTAACAGAGTTATCATTAAAAGATAAAAAAATTAAGTTTGGAGGACATTATTGGAGATATTTATTTGACGAATTCCACGGAACTT is a window of Thermoplasmatales archaeon DNA encoding:
- a CDS encoding class I SAM-dependent methyltransferase is translated as MQVKKSKLSVYLDTLLKDQSKKEKANDIIDKYIDALRNGYNYSYLKQVEKVQSYVFDLLFEIATARIAISKKFRNWNRLWVDKYLASYSTPESIAEYRTKRLDGFEVLDLGSGSGIQDLIFSEHTIKTIGVEKDPVRYRFCQLNAQEFEGNETKFIQGDALELNPEKIVNERTVIFSDPARPVSEMERSLQTLIPSPIAVYKIFRDYSLNFAFDLPPQIHKERITIDGETEYISIDGNLNRLTLYTGKISNGKSSAVMLPSGRSIRGEPMNFQGIEGELQEYVLLPDISASYAGLMHKIEELYPVTFLASDKRRVLFTSNERIPEFFGEQYLVLGTTNDLFDLKIYRENDVGKVFPRFELDDKEYYEIKNKIEGGLKGTNNLYIFKQKNQYILCLKV
- a CDS encoding Lrp/AsnC family transcriptional regulator is translated as MRSFKLDKLDYDILDIIEKDCTMTYNEIAKKTGKNLWTVRDRMNLLKQRGILKGCNANIDYSKIGLSCRAAINFNVPADRIDEFVEFAKKEKRIKKLIITTGARRFTIHIVGEECGEVRNYARALLPEFGIYDVDFEVILDEIP
- a CDS encoding C4-dicarboxylate ABC transporter, whose amino-acid sequence is MRKSILNLFGSEWFGMAISTLALAQVYILAFGETKSFWYNYIAEGLSLFGIAIFIVIFSIWVLRAFVLRDRVFSHWNNLTRLSFTALIPIIGFVANYQLIYFFGLSSWTANLSAVNFYGEYLFALVLGVLLGYRLYTKEIDPREMNYAIVIPPLAIGTSVFLATPLMGFYGGLEAQAMYFLVLMGLGIFFFLYIFIGSLALAGHVATKERGTLPTTMLPVGIASLIIINLFSISGFRVIDNITLSMPTVELLSVLLWGFEVWNFLVVLILIFMKPAKGTLSVWAYGFPLGLFATSTVRLLGFTKFPVLLWAFVGISAALNILWVYAWINTGFFLKSKMHEERVEKKAIPLSKSGSN
- a CDS encoding type II toxin-antitoxin system HicB family antitoxin; translation: MRFTVVMEKDEDGIYVVTVPALPGCISDGRTVEEAMSNIDDMNADGEAIPHDIDIIGNIELNA
- a CDS encoding type II toxin-antitoxin system HicA family toxin, encoding MPKLPSISGKDTVKALSKVGFRFRRQVGSHMILKRESDGKRVAIPNHDELPKGTLRAIIRQCDLTVEEFIKLL
- a CDS encoding helix-turn-helix domain-containing protein yields the protein MRIFHLSVIIITEIAIRHEKEKVNCMRDYTSEEKLFSALASSVRLKILDSISNGFANPGEIAEKLNRHRSSIEKHLNILVVAGIIEKEPSLNKKGQLSVKYRIKADLSELLSFANGIIKVQNGN
- a CDS encoding MFS transporter; protein product: MGALDNLIVTTAMPAIVGALHQPNGLAFLIDAYITSSAIGMVIFGKLSDHFSKRIILLATLVIFIIGSILAGLSQNLPELIGFRAVQGLGSGGFLPVGLAVIAVVLPPSARAKLTGAVTSFIGIAIVAGPEIGAFIVDTTSWRWVFYVNIPFGIVSFILVWFLLSPLKPSLRGKFDYLGSILLVSWVSLLTFPLIEMAYSGWSLRDPMTIAFFVFGLILLAFFLLVEMQVAEEPVIPLRMFRHKTIVSDSFLSFFRGGVLFSLSTFIAIFVTEVLFGTSNMLRNVLYGFVVPMVMGSMLGGILLPKLSYRFFCIVGTICMALGFLPLLKMSPSIQPYIFVGPFPVLGLVEGLIPIGFGIGFTMAATTLSAQYSAEPRDIGASSSIVQFMGNMGGSVILSILTAFIYSRYKELDLMSHVTSTNPGKYGINAIAMSSAIQESFLILFILSSFTIISAFFIYGRLPHMSREFKDKTQKP
- a CDS encoding MarR family transcriptional regulator → MSRKGQDKLFNNRVESFEGVWTDFGTLISKFTKISKINARKAQLTLPQAWALQVISMRKEISPKEISSYSGTTLPSITDLLDGLIALNYIYRIRSDKDRRKVEISISENGKERLLKYQKMQQSMTEKLEKSLNIEDMSAFSRIISTMVKVLGNLEKTDSE